Proteins from a single region of Lentimicrobium saccharophilum:
- a CDS encoding Eco57I restriction-modification methylase domain-containing protein produces the protein MAANRIQLQNALHKPYDRVLFSREVLSPVFGSGFTLNSSLVPASVSPNKSESAAIDKVWIYGKIQLDDSTEITCYEVLLQPKVRIEQSKVAIQQYVRKLLTAGQATLINFVAPANKNVWRLTLVAKDSVLTDQGVKEKTTNAKRYTFLLGPSETCKTAAERFEVLSTEKEITFQTLVNAFSVEKLSKAFFDEYTLHYQNFCDYLQESNYRKSVFNITFPAGATKQEKDKASKPIRDFVKKLLGRIVFLYFVQKKGWLGASDTNYSDGLGDFIKQLFNKSDGNDAFYSNWLTKLFFDTLNADEVKRPNEDFKMPDGKIVKVPFLNGGLFDKEEFDEHLLTFKSKLFHHPDFEDNILTEKSKGNARGFLDFLDAFNFTVYEDSPDDHTVAVDPEMLGHIFENLLEDNKDKGAFYTPKEIVHYMCQESLTEYLCTTLQIKDEVAEREAVNHLLKNKIVDDVLKPEITELEKALDKVKICDPAIGSGAFPMGLLQEIFSIKELIAYETGKEWKPAETKLNIIQNSIYGVDIEKGAVDIARLRFWLSLVVDEEKPKALPNLDYKIVVGDSLISKFDGEIVEIDWERKSSVGKADEYVKNVQRLLVEVADKQRKYFNPNNKNKKKLQAEIRNLKIELLINQLSFNKELYISKTVQKGGFMPTSADIKHNTERELQIKGFDKLIGKLKNLLQHPDEPFNHFDWKLDFPEVLNPYLVNGSGGFDIVIANPPYIGQKGNKSLFEPLSKDPNFEKKMDYWYFFLHKSYTLTKEHGVNTFITPNYWITTQGGKKLRKRVLEDYSIIEYINFNENAIFEAGVHTNIFLLKKNATPNQSIKCTIYQNKYSENIFSYRQNELNFSADQKKIFSNWTGYVHFLPAKVSGIINQLFNNCEKLSDNESEGEKKKGVISGKKVTNGICNINQGIVTGKDRYIDKSKNVNNGVFILTKEEVTELSLNKEEQKFIKPFFKNSDIRKYRVETNPKHFFLYVNKIEKEDEFKKYKSLYQHLISYKAILKERSINGVLQSAYQKGKWWALTTDRPNINFESEKILCPQRSNTNTFGYSKEEWYAASDVFYITLNKQGYSLKYIQSILTSKLTYFWLYYMGKRKGEALELTLEPLQFIPIKKIQTSEQIPFKRLIDYILFLKEVESQLKTDQLMPIYFEQIIDGMVYELYFPELLKKHNREIIKHLGELPEFTDGMSDEQKMKNCKKVFNRLNDKEHPVRVNLFYMNSIPEIAIIEGKNENN, from the coding sequence ATGGCAGCCAACAGAATTCAATTACAAAACGCATTGCATAAACCTTACGACAGGGTTTTGTTTTCCCGTGAAGTTTTAAGTCCGGTTTTTGGTTCAGGATTTACGCTTAATTCCTCTTTGGTTCCAGCATCGGTATCACCCAACAAATCAGAATCGGCTGCTATTGATAAAGTTTGGATTTACGGAAAAATTCAGTTGGACGACAGCACTGAAATAACCTGTTACGAAGTTTTGTTGCAACCCAAAGTCCGCATTGAACAAAGCAAGGTTGCTATTCAGCAATATGTTCGCAAGCTGCTAACTGCCGGACAAGCTACATTAATCAATTTTGTTGCACCTGCAAATAAAAATGTCTGGCGACTTACATTGGTTGCCAAAGACAGTGTGCTGACCGACCAAGGAGTAAAAGAAAAAACCACCAATGCAAAACGATACACTTTTTTGTTAGGTCCATCGGAAACCTGTAAAACTGCTGCTGAACGTTTTGAAGTACTGAGCACTGAAAAGGAAATTACTTTTCAAACCTTGGTAAATGCTTTTTCCGTTGAAAAACTAAGTAAGGCATTTTTTGATGAATATACCCTACACTACCAAAACTTTTGCGATTATCTGCAGGAATCCAACTACCGTAAATCAGTTTTCAATATTACTTTTCCTGCCGGTGCTACAAAACAAGAAAAGGATAAAGCCAGCAAACCCATACGCGATTTTGTAAAGAAACTGCTTGGGCGTATTGTGTTTCTATACTTCGTTCAGAAAAAGGGTTGGTTGGGTGCAAGCGATACCAATTACTCTGATGGTCTGGGCGATTTCATCAAACAACTCTTTAACAAATCGGACGGAAATGATGCTTTTTACAGCAATTGGTTGACAAAACTATTCTTCGACACTCTAAATGCTGATGAAGTAAAAAGACCTAATGAAGACTTTAAAATGCCCGATGGTAAAATCGTTAAAGTTCCTTTCCTGAATGGGGGGTTGTTCGATAAAGAAGAATTTGATGAACACTTGTTGACTTTCAAATCAAAACTCTTTCACCATCCTGATTTTGAAGATAATATTCTTACTGAAAAGAGCAAAGGAAATGCTCGTGGTTTTCTCGACTTTCTGGATGCCTTTAACTTTACTGTTTACGAAGACAGCCCCGATGACCACACCGTAGCCGTTGACCCTGAAATGTTAGGTCATATTTTTGAAAATCTGTTGGAGGACAACAAAGACAAAGGTGCATTTTATACTCCCAAGGAAATTGTGCATTACATGTGCCAGGAAAGTTTAACTGAATACCTGTGTACCACCTTGCAGATAAAAGATGAAGTTGCTGAAAGGGAAGCCGTAAATCATTTGCTGAAAAACAAAATAGTTGATGATGTTCTAAAACCTGAAATTACTGAACTTGAAAAAGCCCTTGACAAGGTAAAAATCTGCGACCCCGCAATTGGCTCAGGTGCGTTTCCTATGGGCTTATTACAGGAAATTTTCAGTATCAAAGAACTTATTGCTTACGAAACCGGCAAGGAATGGAAACCTGCCGAAACCAAACTAAACATTATCCAAAACTCTATTTATGGGGTGGATATTGAGAAAGGTGCAGTAGATATTGCCCGCTTGCGTTTCTGGCTGAGTTTGGTGGTTGACGAAGAAAAGCCCAAAGCCCTGCCGAACCTCGATTATAAAATTGTGGTGGGCGACTCGCTGATAAGTAAGTTTGATGGCGAAATTGTGGAGATTGACTGGGAACGTAAAAGCAGCGTGGGCAAAGCCGATGAATATGTAAAGAATGTACAGCGTTTGCTGGTTGAAGTTGCCGACAAACAAAGGAAATACTTTAACCCGAACAACAAGAATAAGAAAAAACTACAGGCTGAAATCCGCAACCTGAAAATAGAACTGCTTATTAACCAGCTTTCTTTTAACAAAGAACTATACATAAGTAAAACTGTACAAAAAGGTGGGTTTATGCCTACGTCTGCCGATATAAAGCACAACACAGAACGGGAATTGCAAATTAAAGGTTTCGATAAACTAATTGGCAAACTGAAAAACCTACTTCAACACCCTGATGAACCTTTTAACCATTTTGATTGGAAACTTGATTTTCCTGAGGTGCTGAATCCCTATTTGGTGAATGGGAGCGGAGGTTTTGATATTGTTATTGCAAATCCACCGTATATTGGTCAAAAAGGAAATAAATCACTTTTTGAACCACTTAGTAAGGATCCGAATTTTGAAAAGAAAATGGATTATTGGTACTTCTTTCTTCATAAAAGCTATACACTTACAAAGGAGCATGGTGTAAACACTTTTATAACGCCTAATTATTGGATAACCACTCAAGGGGGAAAAAAACTCAGAAAAAGAGTACTTGAGGACTATTCAATCATTGAATATATTAACTTCAATGAAAATGCCATTTTTGAGGCGGGAGTGCACACAAACATCTTTTTACTTAAAAAGAATGCAACACCCAATCAAAGTATTAAATGTACAATCTATCAAAACAAATATTCTGAAAATATTTTTAGTTATCGTCAAAATGAACTCAATTTTAGTGCAGATCAAAAAAAGATTTTTAGTAACTGGACAGGCTATGTTCATTTTTTACCAGCAAAAGTATCTGGGATCATAAATCAACTTTTTAATAATTGCGAAAAACTTTCCGATAATGAATCGGAAGGAGAAAAGAAAAAAGGGGTAATATCTGGTAAAAAGGTTACAAATGGCATTTGTAATATCAACCAAGGGATTGTAACAGGCAAAGACAGATACATTGATAAAAGCAAAAATGTCAACAATGGAGTTTTTATTTTAACTAAAGAAGAAGTAACTGAACTGTCTTTAAACAAAGAGGAACAAAAGTTTATTAAACCTTTCTTTAAAAACTCAGATATTAGAAAATATAGGGTAGAAACAAATCCCAAGCACTTTTTCCTTTATGTTAATAAGATCGAAAAGGAAGATGAATTTAAAAAATACAAGTCTTTGTACCAACACTTAATTTCGTATAAAGCAATTCTGAAAGAACGTTCAATAAATGGTGTATTACAATCAGCATATCAAAAGGGTAAATGGTGGGCTTTAACGACTGATCGCCCAAACATTAATTTTGAGTCAGAAAAAATATTATGTCCTCAAAGAAGTAATACTAACACTTTTGGTTATTCAAAAGAAGAATGGTATGCTGCATCAGATGTATTTTACATTACGCTTAATAAGCAAGGTTATAGCTTAAAATATATCCAATCGATTCTTACAAGTAAATTAACCTATTTCTGGCTTTATTATATGGGGAAAAGAAAAGGAGAAGCGTTAGAATTAACGCTAGAACCCTTGCAATTCATTCCTATTAAGAAAATTCAAACTTCTGAACAAATACCTTTTAAAAGATTAATCGACTATATTTTATTTCTAAAAGAAGTAGAAAGTCAATTAAAAACGGATCAGCTGATGCCAATATACTTCGAGCAAATTATAGACGGCATGGTGTATGAGTTGTATTTCCCTGAATTGCTAAAAAAACACAACCGTGAAATCATCAAGCATTTGGGCGAGTTACCGGAGTTTACCGATGGTATGAGTGATGAGCAGAAAATGAAGAATTGCAAAAAGGTATTTAATAGGTTGAATGACAAAGAGCATCCGGTAAGGGTTAACCTGTTTTATATGAATTCAATTCCGGAGATTGCCATAATAGAAGGGAAAAATGAGAATAACTGA
- a CDS encoding GNAT family N-acetyltransferase has protein sequence MNKTPSILIREIHPQEYHLLEEFLYEAIFIPEGVERPGKEVILRPELAVYYKDFGKESDYCLMAESKGEPVGAVWIRLFPECGKGYGFVDVRTPEVCMSVLPSYRNKGIGTALLNTMLDSLARRGFKQVSLSVDEENYAFRMYGKAGFETVSTDGISATMIKKLNT, from the coding sequence ATGAATAAAACTCCATCAATTTTAATCCGCGAAATCCACCCCCAGGAGTACCATCTGCTGGAAGAATTCCTGTATGAGGCAATCTTTATTCCGGAAGGGGTGGAGCGGCCGGGCAAAGAAGTAATCTTACGTCCTGAACTGGCGGTTTATTACAAGGATTTCGGAAAAGAGTCCGACTACTGCTTGATGGCCGAAAGCAAAGGGGAGCCGGTGGGTGCTGTCTGGATCCGTCTGTTTCCGGAATGCGGCAAAGGTTATGGATTTGTGGATGTCCGGACACCCGAAGTGTGCATGTCGGTGCTCCCGTCTTATCGCAACAAAGGGATAGGAACTGCGCTGCTGAATACAATGCTTGACAGCCTTGCCCGCAGGGGATTTAAGCAGGTGTCGCTGAGCGTGGATGAAGAGAATTACGCCTTCCGTATGTATGGGAAGGCGGGATTTGAAACCGTCAGCACCGACGGAATTTCTGCTACGATGATCAAAAAACTGAATACTTAA
- a CDS encoding AAA family ATPase, translating into MRITDIHIKNYRAFYGEHHICLDKDGKNLMVYGENGSGKSSLFTALLDFLKSSVDKINVEENIFAPASQKNTASIKVNIRESPETSKTTTFELKLSDKEIISADKTLIADANKIKGFFDYRSLLRTHMGHKDKVDLFDILVKDILYNSINRFSNKEIGKEWQAIDNDTFNKRQIKRQQEATKNYLSEKFNPGLKQLLKDIEQDTNTFMKYFGANVRISLDFDKVEYQGRRKLTGNNINLKIDFFEKSIPKHQLFLNEARLSALAISLYLASIKVNPLTGALKILVLDDLLIGLDMSNRLPLLDILKKHFIEVDKDKQFQVIMTTYDKVWYELVRNYFGVEKWKYTEIYTKSLRDNDFEIPVIFNENGYMERAKHYLSEKDYKASAVYLRTEFERIVKTICDKQKIPVSYHKNQKETTSEDFWTAIESQTDLDPALIHEITIHRGVVMNPFSHYDLEKPEFEAELKATVIAVEKMKSEIQNIKKNRSIDKLEKEVAKLKTELAGKDKLIGELGAKLKAK; encoded by the coding sequence ATGAGAATAACTGATATACACATAAAGAACTACCGTGCTTTTTATGGTGAGCACCACATTTGCCTTGACAAAGACGGCAAAAACCTGATGGTTTATGGTGAAAACGGCAGTGGTAAAAGTTCATTGTTTACCGCCCTTCTGGATTTTCTGAAATCATCGGTTGACAAAATAAATGTGGAAGAAAATATCTTTGCACCAGCTTCGCAAAAAAACACAGCCAGTATCAAGGTTAACATTAGAGAATCTCCTGAAACCTCTAAGACCACCACTTTTGAACTGAAATTATCCGATAAGGAAATTATCAGTGCAGATAAAACGCTTATTGCCGATGCCAATAAAATTAAGGGCTTCTTTGATTACCGGAGCTTATTGCGAACTCATATGGGGCATAAGGATAAGGTTGACCTGTTTGATATTTTGGTAAAGGATATTCTTTACAATTCCATCAACCGTTTTTCAAATAAAGAAATTGGTAAAGAATGGCAGGCAATCGATAACGACACTTTCAATAAAAGACAAATCAAGCGGCAGCAGGAAGCCACAAAAAATTATCTGTCGGAAAAGTTCAATCCCGGTCTGAAACAATTGCTCAAAGACATTGAGCAGGACACCAATACTTTTATGAAATATTTTGGTGCAAATGTTAGGATTTCGCTTGATTTTGACAAAGTGGAATATCAGGGGAGAAGGAAACTTACCGGTAACAACATCAACTTAAAAATTGACTTCTTTGAAAAATCAATACCAAAACATCAGCTATTTCTGAATGAAGCCCGTTTATCTGCCCTTGCCATAAGTTTGTACTTGGCATCCATAAAAGTAAATCCGCTTACAGGAGCATTAAAAATCCTTGTTCTTGATGATTTGTTGATTGGCTTGGATATGAGTAATCGTTTGCCCTTGCTTGATATTTTGAAAAAACACTTCATTGAAGTTGACAAAGACAAGCAATTTCAGGTAATAATGACCACTTACGACAAAGTTTGGTATGAATTGGTGCGAAATTATTTCGGAGTTGAGAAGTGGAAATATACTGAGATTTATACGAAATCATTAAGGGATAACGACTTTGAAATTCCGGTAATATTCAATGAAAACGGTTATATGGAAAGGGCTAAACATTATCTTTCTGAAAAGGACTATAAAGCATCAGCCGTTTATCTGAGAACAGAATTTGAAAGAATTGTAAAGACCATTTGTGATAAGCAGAAAATTCCTGTATCCTACCACAAAAACCAAAAAGAAACAACAAGCGAAGACTTTTGGACAGCCATTGAATCCCAAACCGACCTTGACCCGGCATTAATTCATGAAATTACAATCCATCGTGGAGTTGTAATGAATCCATTCAGCCATTACGACCTTGAGAAACCGGAGTTTGAAGCAGAGCTGAAAGCGACTGTTATTGCAGTTGAGAAAATGAAAAGTGAAATTCAAAATATTAAGAAGAACAGGTCAATTGATAAACTTGAAAAAGAAGTTGCAAAATTGAAAACAGAATTGGCTGGAAAAGATAAACTGATTGGAGAATTAGGAGCAAAACTGAAAGCAAAGTAA